Proteins encoded within one genomic window of Bacillus thuringiensis:
- a CDS encoding PadR family transcriptional regulator, which produces MNVQFKKGVLELCVLALVKRKDCYGYELVQQISNKFLISEGSVYPLLRRLTKEGYFQTYLKESTEGPPRKYYQLTEQGETQLNLLVTEWRDFAKGVQEIIEGVEWDE; this is translated from the coding sequence TTGAACGTTCAGTTTAAAAAAGGTGTGTTAGAACTGTGTGTGTTGGCACTTGTGAAACGTAAGGATTGCTACGGTTATGAACTTGTTCAGCAAATCTCAAATAAATTTTTAATATCGGAAGGATCAGTGTATCCTTTATTACGTCGTTTAACGAAAGAAGGATATTTTCAAACGTATTTAAAAGAATCTACGGAGGGGCCGCCTCGTAAATATTATCAACTAACTGAGCAAGGGGAAACGCAACTGAATTTGTTGGTAACAGAGTGGCGTGATTTTGCGAAAGGCGTACAAGAAATTATTGAAGGGGTGGAATGGGATGAGTAA